One window of the Acinonyx jubatus isolate Ajub_Pintada_27869175 chromosome A2, VMU_Ajub_asm_v1.0, whole genome shotgun sequence genome contains the following:
- the SPAM1 gene encoding hyaluronidase PH-20, with product MGMLMFKRIFFSFVESSGATQAVFTFLLIPCCLTQDFTAPPLIPNISFLWGWNVPTERCATQFNVQLDLSLFSITGSPLKSATGQAITLFYADRLGYYPHISEKTGQSIHGGIPQLGSLQKHLHKAKNDISHYIETEGVGLAVIDWENWRPIWARNWKPKDIYKRLSIELVQHQHVQLNDTEAAERAKVDFENAGKCFMLKTLKLGKSLRPNYLWGYYLFPDCYNHNIKNPSYNGSCPDVEYKRNDELNWLWNESTALFPSIYLNSKLKSSPNASLFVRNRVQEAIRVSKVSSAKQPLPVFVYTRPVFTDLDLKYLSEGDLVNTIGETVSLGVSGMIIWGSLNFSQNVQSCTELDSYMKNTLNPYLINVTLAAKMCNQVLCQERGVCARKNWNSSDYLHLNPVSFTIQLEKSGNYTVHGKPTLEDLQEFSNKFYCLCYANVNCKERADMTKIHTVKVCMAEDICIDAFLNAEPSNYHSRWKKHDTLGNILSSILPSTASPCVPGQDLSRCRKARFLARETRADSKTTQVGY from the exons ATGGGAATGCTCATGTTCAAGCGTATCTTCTTTAGCTTTGTGGAGTCCAGTGGAGCAACACAGGCAGTGTTTACCTTCCTTCTGATTCCGTGTTGCTTGACTCAGGATTTCACAGCACCCCCTTTAATcccaaatatttctttcctctggGGCTGGAATGTCCCAACTGAACGTTGTGCTACACAGTTTAATGTGCAGCTAGATCTGAGCCTTTTCTCTATAACAGGAAGCCCCCTAAAAAGTGCCACTGGACAAGCCATTACATTATTTTATGCTGATAGACTTGGTTACTATCCTCACATAAGTGAAAAGACTGGCCAAAGTATACACGGAGGAATCCCTCAGTTGGGATCCCTACAAAAGCACTTGCACAAAGCCAAGAATGACATTTCCCATTACATAGAAACAGAAGGTGTGGGCTTGGCTGTCATtgactgggaaaactggaggcCTATCTGGGCAAGAAACTGGAAACCTAAAGATATTTACAAGCGTCTGTCTATTGAATTGGTTCAGCATCAACATGTACAACTTAATGACACAGAAGCAGCCGAGAGAGCCAAAGTAGATTTTGAAAATGCAGGAAAGTGTTTCATGCTAAAGACTTTAAAATTGGGAAAATCCCTTCGGCCAAATTATTTATGGGGTTACTATCTTTTTCCTGATTGTTACAATCATAATATTAAAAACCCCAGTTACAATGGAAGTTGCCCTGATgtagaatataaaagaaatgatgaGCTCAACTGGTTGTGGAATGAAAGCACGGCCCTTTTCCCATCCATTTATTTGAATAGCAAATTAAAATCTTCTCCAAATGCCTCTCTCTTTGTCCGTAATCGTGTTCAGGAAGCCATTCGGGTTTCTAAAGTATCCAGTGCTAAACAGCCACTTCCGGTTTTTGTCTATACCCGTCCAGTTTTTACTGACTtggatttaaaatatctttctgag GGTGACCTCGTGAATACAATCGGTGAAACTGTTTCTCTGGGTGTCTCTGGAATGATAATATGGGGAAGTCTCAATTTCAGCCAAAATGTG CAATCTTGCACAGAGCTTGACAGTTACATGAAGAATACATTGAATCCTTACTTAATCAATGTCACCCTAGCAGCCAAAATGTGTAACCAAGTGCTTTGCCAGGAGCGAGGAGTGTGTGCAAGGAAAAATTGGAATTCAAGCGACTATCTTCACCTGAACCCAGTCAGTTTTACTATTCAACTTGAGAAAAGTGGAAACTACACAGTACATGGGAAACCCACACTTGAAGACCTGCAGGAATTTTCCAACAAATTTTATTGCCTTTGTTATGCCAATGTCAACTGTAAGGAGAGAGCTGATATGACTAAGATTCATACCGTTAAAGTATGTATGGCTGAAGATATCTGTATAGATGCATTTCTAAATGCAGAACCCAGCAATTACCATTCCAGGTGGAAGAAACATGACACTCTCGGCAATATCTTATCCTCCATCCTACCTTCCACAGCATCTCCGTGTGTTCCTGGTCAAGATCTCAGTAGGTGCCGCAAAGCCAGATTTCTAGCTAGAGAAACTAGAGCCGACTCCAAAACCACCCAAGTGGGCTATTAG